The genomic interval ctcCGACTACAACACCGCTCGAGATACGGCCGATACGAGTACTACTACTGCCAACAACGAAGTCGATGAAGCAACTGAGACGAACGGAAACGACACAAGCAATGGTTCTGGCGATAATAGCTCGGGTAAGAAGGATACGGAAGGACATAGTGATGACAACGAAGCTCAGAATGGAGAAGGATCTGATAAGCATGGACAGGAGGATACgcaggaggaagaaggcaATGATGAACAGAATGGCAAACAGAATGATGACCATAAGTCTGATCACAACTCGGAATCCACCAACTccgagtctgagtctgacTCAGACTCCGGCTCCGATTCTGAGTCCGATTCTGACTCTGATACTGAAGAAGCTGAACCACGACTCAAGTACTCTCGTTTGGCAGGTCTTCCCAAAACTATCTTTACGCGCGACCCCGTGTCTGCCACGTTGGTCAACGATAATATTGTGATTATCGCCACCCACTCGGGTCTCATCCATCTGTTCAGACCCAACATTGAGTTGATCCGCAGCTTCAAGGCCCACTCGGCAAGTATCATGTCTCTGAGCACAGACGGCACGTACTTTGCCTCGGCGTCCCTAGATGGCCGCGTAGTCATCGGCAGCATTTCAGATCCCCAAGACATTGCTGCATCCGACTTCAAACGACCAGTTCATGCTGTAGCCCTAGACCCAAACTACGCCTCATCAAAGACATTTGTGTCTGGTGGAACCGCCGGAAACGTGGTCTTATCGGAAAAGGGATGGCTGCAGGCTCGAAGCGACACCAATATTTGCACCAGCGACTCGACAATCGTGCTGCTGAGGTGGATTGGCGACGTAGTGCTGTGGATCAACGACGACGGAATCACGATATGGAACCACGTGACTAAACAACAGGTTCTTCAGGTGCCCAAACCTGACAACATTTCGCGGGCCGATCTGTACCATCCCCGCATGCATCTCAGTGATGGACACGATCGAATCTACCTCGCTTGGGCAGACCACATTTGGATTCTGGAGGTGAcgcaggagaagaaggaacgTGGTAAGAgactcaagaaggagcctGTCAACGACGGCATGTCAATATTCTCGCGCCGAATCCTTTCAACCTCTGCGTCTTCCACGAAATCACCCCAGCCAGAAACAACAGTTGCTGTGGTGACCAAGTTCAGAGTCGATTCTCTCCTGTGTGGCATTTCGACCTTTGGAGCCGACATGCTCATGTTGCTGTGTTACACCAAAGGAGAGCGACGGGCCCAGAGACCCGAGTTGCGGCTCATTGATGCTGCTTCAGGTGAAGAAGTGTCTTCTGATGAGCTGCCTCTCAACGGCTTTGAATCTTTGGGTCCCAATGACTACCAGCTGCAGACCCATGCACCTGTGCAGAAAGATGCCAAAGCACAGTACTACATTATCAGTGCGCACGACGGAGTAGTTGCTCGTGAGCGAGATCTCACCGATCACGTGCAATGGCTTGTTGAGCACGAAAAGTACGAGTCTGCCTGGGTCACGTGTGAGTCCATCTACGGTACTGTGGAGCGAAAGAATCTCGGCATTGAATGGGTTGAGTCTCACGTAAGAGATGAACTTTggcgagaagctggagcgGCTCTTTCTCTTGTTCTGACTGCATTTCTGGGTACAATTGACCCTCAGGATACTTACAAACACACAATTTGGTCGGAGGACTGGGCAAACTGGGCTTTCATCTTTGGAAAGTCAAACAACTACGAGCTTTTGGCAAACTATCTCCCTGACCAGCTTCAGTCTTCGGTCTACGACGAGTACCTGCGTCATTATCTACGCGATGATGCTGAAAAGTTTGGTTTCTACATGAAAAAGTGGCAGGGTCTGTTCGGCGAAGGAATCGAGCAGTCTCTTGTTGAAGAGATTGATTCCTCTGAAGatgacaagaagaccagTGCGCTGAAGCTGGCTCTTGCTGAGCTCAACATTGCCGACGGAAAGTATAAGCCTGCTCTGGCGCTATTGCTGGAGTTGCGAGATGAACGGTGTCTTGATCTAATTGAagctcatcatctcctgaGCGATATTTCACCCAAGGATATCCCCAGCCTGCTGACCATTGGAGCTGGTAAAGACACAGCATCTACTCTTGCTGCCCTTGACAAAGCATCTGCTGAGGAGATTCAGACGACTCTGAAACGCACCACTGAGCTGCTCGTGGAAGGTTACCATGAGTTGCCTCCCAAAACTgttctttcttctctccctGAGTCTTCTCCCCTGGCATACGTGTACCTGCACTCTCTGAACCAAGTTGATTCGTTTGCTGCTCGTGACTATGGTAACCAGCTCATGGCTCTGTATGCGAAGTACGACCATGTGGCTCTTTCTGCCTTCCTCAAGTCCAACAATAACTACGACATTGGTTCTGCCGTTGACCTGTGTCGCGCAGACAAGAGTCTGACTCCGGACTTGGTATACTTGCTTGGAAAGGTTGGCCGCAACATGGAGGCCTTGCGGCTGATTATTGACGAGCTGCAGGACCCTTACCAGGCCATTTCCTTTTCTCTTAAGCAGAAGGATTCCGAGCTGTGGAACTTCCTGGTCGACTACTCCATCGACAAGCCCTTGTTTCTCAAGGCGCTTTTGGAGAACATCGCCATGGCACAGACTCCCACATACAAGCTCATTGAGCGGATCCCCCCTAACCTCGAGATCCCTGGACTCAAGGGCTGTCTTCTGAACATTTTCACCGAGAACGAGCTGCAGCTGTCTGTGACTAAAGGAGCTCATGAGATCATCACCAATGAGTGTCATCGAGAAACAGACGCTCTTGGTCGGTTGAGAATGGGCGGAGTGGCGTTTGATGGAGTAGGTATGGACGAGTTTGCTGTAAAAAGTCTTGACGGGAAAACTGTGGAGGTGGATAGCTtgccttcttggcaggcGCATGATGGGTCTTTCGCATCCAAGCTGGCACATGTTTCGTTTCTCCAACAGCAGTCAGGCAGGTAAGGTGGAAATATACAATAATTTATTCATTAACATAGATATTGCAGTATGTAGTATAATGTAGTTTTGTTTCATTCGTTGTTCGATCACTTTTTGTTGTTCGCCTTTGCCAAGCGGTCATTATTCCACAGACCCACAAACGAGATGCACCAGTTCACTACTATCCAGATGAGCAGTACTCCGACGTTCAAGCCAATTGTAGACTTGACGTTGAACAGAATCGTTCGGATGGCCTCCAATGCATTGTACAGTGGCATGGCTTTTCCATAAGCGTACACTCCAGGCGACACTTCCAGAGGAGACATGGCAGTGGCAGTATTGACAATGACCCAGAAGAGCAGCCAGACAGGCAAGATTGGGGGAAAGTACTTGACGAAGATGATCTGAATGTTGTCCGTGGCTCCTCCTAGTGCTAACATAGCCAGGTAGTTGATGAGCCAGTAGACTACGAAGCCTGCTTTTCCGTAGGCGACTCCAAAGTCCTGTTGGAAGGCCAGAGACACGAGCGAGAAGCACAGCGACACAATAAACATACTGACGCAGTTGACGGCGCATCTGTACAGAAATCTCTGCCAGAAGACGATCTTGTAAGGGATCATTATGGCGTGGATGAGATTCCACATCATTGTTTGTTGGAATGATACAATGATGAGATAGATGAGTCCCACATTGTCTATAGCCGATGCTACTCCTCCTGTAAATGGCCTGATGTCGTAGTTTGCAAACTTCAGTGTTGTGATGTTGTTTCTGATGATGTTTGCAACCTGCAAATCTGAGAAGTTCCTCGTCAGCAGCTGTTGAATATGAGGGACCTGTTTCTCCAAAAACTGGGCCTGAAACTCTAGAATCTGGGGAAGAATGTAGGTCCAATGAATTGTTTCCTGTCTTCCTGATGCATAGTAGTATGATATTTGGTGTGCCTCCTTCATGTCTCCATTTAGTATCGCCTGGGTGTCCTCGGTCGCATTATgttccaccaccagcacTCCCCAATAGTTGTGCTGTACCACCAGAGTTTCGATCTGCTCCCTAGTGCTGAACATGTCTGAGGGAATGTAATCCAGCGCTACCAGAGTCTTTTCTTGAGGTCTAGCACCCACTTGGTCCATGAACAAGTCTCCGACCACCCCCTGATCCCAGTTGATGACCCCCACCCGTAGGTTATGAGCCCTCTCCGATCTGCGGAACATGGCGCCCCAGAAGACGGAAAAGACAGCCAGCACTCCGACACTCAAAAAGAGCATCATGAACAGTGACTTTTTTAACACGGCATAGTGTCCGGGACGCACATCATTGTGGAAGAGGtgtcgttgctgctgctgtgaAGGCTGTATGTCTTGCTCAGAGTTGTCCGACGATTGAATAGGCTGTTTTTCCGAAGCCGACATGCTCTGTCTTTTGTGATTATTCGCCAGGCATGCGTATATATATGACAGCGGAACAACTAAATATGGCTGTCATCCCTGTGTCTTGGACTGACGTACTATCGGCCGAGGCTGACAAATGAAGTGTGGAGAAGGTTGCATTATCGGAGTAGGGACCCGGGTTTTGTTTTAAAGCCTTTCTAGGAGAAAGGTGGCTACTGTTCGATAGCCGAGTAGCTGGGTGTGTACAGACTGGGCctgtactggtacgagtacgagcacgaGTACGTCATAAGCAGGTACGCAATATTGTGGCTTAGACAGCCAGCGACGCCACCACTCGCTTCTACGATGTACTGTCACTAATAGTATGCTAGTGGTTCCGCACGTGATGAATGACAGTTGCTGTGAcctgttggtggtggattTTGGTACATACAATCTCATTCAAGGGTATTTTCCAGACCTGAAATATTTCATTGTCAACTGTAGCTGAATAATTACGTACTCACACAATCACCCAGGAAGCTCAGTTGTGTAGGTGCCGTAACGCACGTGCGATACAGGAAAAAAGACGCTCTCCACACAAGCATTATGGGAGCGAGTAGGAGCAGATGTTCTAAGGCGATGACCACAGACTCCCAGGTATATAAAACTCGTAATTCTGAAAGAAATACCAAATGGCTAattctctgtctctcttctGTCCATACTTGTCCTGGCAGTCCGTTACTACAAGCACTcactgtacgagtatgtagATACTCTCTACACCTCCTTCTCTATCTGTTGCCTATTGCACGTCACGTTGGCAACTTTCACAGCTATCTGACAGCCCCCAGCCTACAGTCATACCCGTCGGTATTATCTCTCACGTCATTAGCAACCATCACGGCACTGAGTTGTCTCCGCCTCGGATTCTAAGACACTCATCGTATGTGGGGAAAGGAAGCTTCCAGTGTCGATCTCCGAAACGTTGTGTAGACGTTTGCGAATGCTCGTATAGAGGAGAGAATGCTTGAAGGGTGCCCTTCTGATGAGAATAGCCAGCATGTGTAGAGGGTCCGCGTAACCGGTTGAATCTCCATACTAAAAGCCCTTAGTTAACAATCACAGCTCAGATCACAGTTCGCATAGTCGACTGTACCTACttcactacttgtacaatattCAACTCAAGAAAAACGCTAAAAAACTGTACAGTGCTCCCGGTATATTGCCAACATCTCTTGAACAGCCAATTACGTACACATATTTCGCTTCGCCCACCAATTCGGAAACGTAATTGAAATTGACTGGTCAGCGCAATGTCGGTTGAGATGATCTGCAGCGGACCTGACCCCACTAATTAGCCACTAGTCGGTTTGAGTTTACGTCATCGGAATTGAGctgagaaaaaaatgaaaacaGCATCCCTAACTGGTTGTGTAGAACAGCTATAAGAATTCGGGGAAACCTATGTTGTTGAGAAAGTACGTAAGTATCTTGTGTCCAATCTTTTCACCTCTACCGCCCTTACATCAGCCATTTTGTGTGTCTCTGATATCTGTCTGTTGTTGAAGTcccaatttttttttagctTGTCTGGCCCCACTAATTTACCAGTGCGCTAAGATTTTTGGCGGGGTACAGGACCTAACTGCCGCAGATATAGTTGGGAGCGGAAATGTGAATAATAGTGCCATAGGCAGGAACCAGTTGCTAGTCGGGCACTACGAGTAGTACGTACGGCTGCGAGTGGTAGTAGAGGATATGATGGCGATAGAGACACTAAGGCGATCATGAGCTACAGGTTTCTGAGTACACATCCTCGCACACCATGTAACTACAGCCCAATTATCAAATTGTATCCACGGACAAGCTTGTTGCATGGCCCATGCGCTAAAAAGCCAATGTGGAGGGCTCACAGACAAGTATGAGACATGGTAGTAGGGTCAGGGGGGGGTAGATGTTCTTCAGGGGGGGAGTGGGGAGAGTTGTGCAAAGCTGGTTCGACAAGCTGTGATTGATAGAAGAGCTCGTGGTTACCGATTACCCATAATATCTGCACCAGTCGCAAATCCATACCGTGTTTTGCTGCTCATCTACAAGTGTCTTTAGGTTGCTGTGACAATGAgacttttcgttttcgtTTTTTCGCAGTTTTCGCTTTGGCTTTTCGCTTGTTCAACAGAGTTAGTGGGATTTGGATTGTTTGCATCACGTGCAGACTGTATCCCCCTCATCTCTCTCAGTACAAAAAAGTCCGCGGTCCCAGCTGTTGCTACCCATCCAACATCAAACCAGCCATGTCCAGCGAAGTCACAGTCGTCGTGGCCGCCTCCACGCCATCAACCTCGATTGTCGTGCCGgtcaccaacaccaacccACCGGTAACAATCATCCAGCCTTCCACACCGCCTTCCACAGTCTTCATCACGGCTACTCCGGAAGCTGGCACTACCGTCACCGTCAAACAGACCCAGCTGCCCGCAGCAAAGACCGTCACCACCGTCACAACCACAGGATGGGCACCTCCGTCATGGTCCACAACGTACATGCTGCCCCCGACGCCAATCGTGACCCTGGAGCAGTCTCCAGCCCCCACCACAGACGTCTACCTGGTCTACCCCACGCCGCAAGCATACAATGTGTTCCCGTGCCAGTCGGACCACACATACTACATTCCCGAGTTTCTCGAGGGCAATGACAACCACTTTGCCGTGTGCTCCAAGGGTCAGGTATGGACGTCGGCAGCGCTGTGCGGCCCCGATAATGCCACCATCTTGAACGGCACTACCGCCAGCATCACCGCACCACTCCCCGACTTTGAGTTCTACACCACCAAGCCCGTCTTCTACCTCAACGCGCCCCCAGTGCAGTGCTACCGAGGAGGCGCCTGGGTGCTTGCCTACGACACTGTGGTGGCCTCTGCTCAGACCCAAGCAACAAAATACGTTGACGCTAATGCAGCCCCTGGAggcgctgctgctgtcccCACGGCCGTGGCCGGCGCAGCgctgctggctctgctgTTCTAGTGGCCCAAGGACTCTTCATCAAACGTTCCCTTCACCTAATAATGCATTTTtctcaccaccacagacTATTTTGATACTACGGCTTTCGCTTAGGCCGGTGTGAGAGCTTATTCGATACTCGATATTGATATTTGCCGTGTTACGGGGAGGCTAAGCCGTGGAAACTACCCCTGGTACCGACAGGCCGTGTGTGATCACCATACAGCCAACCCCATGTCTTCCACCTTCCACCTTCCACCTTCCACCACTCGTATTTCACTCATGTCTTTTTCCACTGACCCACCCCCCACCAACAAGTGGAAGTTTATTGACCCCCGGTCGAATCTTGTCTTGCACCTGCACATATTACAGATGCGGTCATAGCTGTACAGCAtcaatacagtacagcgCCTGTATCGGCTGGTGTGCAATTACATAAGCAACGTCGTGGACATTTCATCTTTGCCGGTCCACTTTCACTCACACACAATACACAGCTGTGCGCGGCCGATCAACTCTCTTCCCCACAGATCCCTCTCTTGGTTGTCTCACGAGAATAAACACACATTCCAATTTAGCTTCGAATAAGTAATAATAAAAAGGCCCTATCCACATTGGGTAATCGCAACGACATAATGGGAATGTATGATATAGAATTAGCACTCTGCACAAGGaaaaaagtacatactgtacaagtagaccCTGTATGTAAATGGCCAATATGATAAGGAGAAAGTGgtacaaacacaaaaactGATCGATGCAGTAATCGCTAAATACTACAGTGGGTTCTTTACTTGGTATTTCGTGTTTCTCAGTGTATTTCTGCGTCTTGCTACTCGTATATACTATATATAGTATGTAtgtgtgtgcttgtacttttaGTGTATGCAAACATCGTTAATTAAATACTGGTGCTGAGATCAAACACCCAAGCTTTCGGGAATCCACATGCCTCCGCACCAACAGTTTCGTTGGAAAGCAAACGTCCAATGTGTGCCAGTGAACTGCTTGCCGTCAGATGAGTCCACAAACACTGACGTTCCAGCACATCGCTGACACACCCGCAAGATGCTTCCCTCCTGTCGCTCGATAATGAACTTTCGCAGACAGTCAATCTTCAGACCCGTGGACGTCACGTTCCTGTAGGGAGCCATGGCAGGTGTTGGGGCCGGACGGCCGTCGTAGTGTTCGTCAAGGCCGAGCCACGACACATTGTAAAAGTACAACGGCGACAGATCATTTGTCTTTCGGAACTTGTCAAACTCATCAACACACCGTTTGGCCAGCGGCAAGAACTGCTGGGGGATCATTCCCTGGaacaggagctgctgctctaGCCCCAAACGGTCCTCCACGTTTTCGGCGACCTGCTTCGTGTGTGAATCAATAACGTTGAAAAGCTGCTCAAAGAATGTCATGGAGATGGGTGTGAAGTGCGACAGTTCCCGTTGTCGCTGGGACGCCAGGCCTGCCTCTTGCGTCTCCGTTCCAGGCTTTTGCATCAGGATCGTGTCTAGCGATCGAATGCCTCGCCACGAGTACATGAGCAACATTCTAGAAGAACGCGCCATGACCATGGGTAAAGCCACATGCTGTTTCTGGAAGTAACTAGGGCCTTCGTTGGAGGCAGCCAACAGCTCCTGGCAGAGATAGGCAGCGAAATCAAGACACCATCGCTTAAGACCAGATAGAGACATGAGATAGTGGATTCGCATGGCATGGTTGGGGGCCACGCCTGGCTTCTGCTGTCCAATGGCTCGTAGAGTAAATGTcaaagagaaagagacgAGACGGAGGTTGAGGAAACACCACGAAAGACGCGAGGTGACATTTCGAGTCCATCCGTGCTGTGTTCCAATAACCGTCTGCATGGTCAGGAGTCTTTGGAGAGATGGGTTGATCATAATTTTGTCCATCTGGTGGTCCTTTTTGAGATCCAGCGAGAAGTTGATAGCCTTGTGTGACTCAGCTAGAAGTAGCAACGGGAACTGTGTCTCAAGAGCAGGAGCCAATTTGGAAACCCGCTGAATCTCTCGTCGCATTACCATCATGACATCATCGTTACAGACAGCAGAAATGCACGAAACCGAGTGTCGAAGAGAAAGGACAAAAGCGGAGTCAACCATCTGGGCAACTGTGAGATCGGCATCGGGGATTTTGTTGTCAATGATTCGTAGCTTCAGTCCATCTTTCGTCTTATACACGTAGGAGGCACACGTGGGCGATACACAAATGTAATCAGGACGATCTGAGCCCTTGGGGAGAGGAGTAAAAGCATAGCCAGCATCACTGAACATGTTGAAAGGCGTTCCCTTTGTCGAAGAAGACACATTGCCTCTGTATCTAAAGTTGAGAATGCCGTCTTCGTGTGCAgcgaagaagatggagtCATACACTTGCGAGCCAATGTTGACAAtcttgttggaggtggtggtctcCACCAGCGAGATAATGTGTGTCTTGTGCGTTGTAGTTGAGCTGGCGGATGAGTCGTTAGTGCCGAGTGAATAAAAGGTCGAGTTGAGATCCGGTGTATGTGATTGCAGTTCATATCTGTTTGTAGTGGCTCCCTTTGTATCCGTGAAAACGCACACCATTTCAGCCTCT from Yarrowia lipolytica chromosome 1F, complete sequence carries:
- a CDS encoding uncharacterized protein (Compare to YALI0F17776g, weakly similar to uniprot|P32259 Saccharomyces cerevisiae YNL236w Global transcriptional regulator SIN4, similar to Saccharomyces cerevisiae SIN4 (YNL236W); ancestral locus Anc_2.8), which encodes MYQYAPSHNLDHIEWNHAHLIYPPNLAIPTSPVNPPATQLNQPVQMTIDFDSIIAPKLGARESISWNRNGIIASIGDEGVETNLLVCTDGQDWVLTKPTLYAPKSILQPPTTSFVTPHRAFCHVEWSPSGSDLAIIDTLGSLYIYSQYTTLSPITCLRKPPSEELTTPIDLNAIVGFTWVAPEKPVILTNPGLKAGGNEKSKQKLSDVKDFPTGQTSQLLGYSGISVTYGVSQGLHLGPRIPQGFGACIGVTRSQVLKLWTQNGPSQPYNLVKLSLNQLHSDDIISHASFAGTKDHKMLLACYSPAGAIYLYRIEVEWSKEEEPKLRATRLLKETLMPQSGAPARLTDLKLFSIRSNQVSSETEAEMVCVFTDTKGATTNRYELQSHTPDLNSTFYSLGTNDSSASSTTTHKTHIISLVETTTSNKIVNIGSQVYDSIFFAAHEDGILNFRYRGNVSSSTKGTPFNMFSDAGYAFTPLPKGSDRPDYICVSPTCASYVYKTKDGLKLRIIDNKIPDADLTVAQMVDSAFVLSLRHSVSCISAVCNDDVMMVMRREIQRVSKLAPALETQFPLLLLAESHKAINFSLDLKKDHQMDKIMINPSLQRLLTMQTVIGTQHGWTRNVTSRLSWCFLNLRLVSFSLTFTLRAIGQQKPGVAPNHAMRIHYLMSLSGLKRWCLDFAAYLCQELLAASNEGPSYFQKQHVALPMVMARSSRMLLMYSWRGIRSLDTILMQKPGTETQEAGLASQRQRELSHFTPISMTFFEQLFNVIDSHTKQVAENVEDRLGLEQQLLFQGMIPQQFLPLAKRCVDEFDKFRKTNDLSPLYFYNVSWLGLDEHYDGRPAPTPAMAPYRNVTSTGLKIDCLRKFIIERQEGSILRVCQRCAGTSVFVDSSDGKQFTGTHWTFAFQRNCWCGGMWIPESLGV
- a CDS encoding uncharacterized protein (Compare to YALI0F17732g, weakly similar to uniprot|P46950 Saccharomyces cerevisiae YGR197c SNG1 involved in nitroguanidine resistance or uniprot|P47090 Saccharomyces cerevisiae YJR015w strong similarity to SNG1P): MSASEKQPIQSSDNSEQDIQPSQQQQRHLFHNDVRPGHYAVLKKSLFMMLFLSVGVLAVFSVFWGAMFRRSERAHNLRVGVINWDQGVVGDLFMDQVGARPQEKTLVALDYIPSDMFSTREQIETLVVQHNYWGVLVVEHNATEDTQAILNGDMKEAHQISYYYASGRQETIHWTYILPQILEFQAQFLEKQVPHIQQLLTRNFSDLQVANIIRNNITTLKFANYDIRPFTGGVASAIDNVGLIYLIIVSFQQTMMWNLIHAIMIPYKIVFWQRFLYRCAVNCVSMFIVSLCFSLVSLAFQQDFGVAYGKAGFVVYWLINYLAMLALGGATDNIQIIFVKYFPPILPVWLLFWVIVNTATAMSPLEVSPGVYAYGKAMPLYNALEAIRTILFNVKSTIGLNVGVLLIWIVVNWCISFVGLWNNDRLAKANNKK
- a CDS encoding uncharacterized protein (Compare to YALI0F17710g, weakly similar to uniprot|P38959 Saccharomyces cerevisiae YDR080w VPS41 required for the vacuolar assembly, similar to Saccharomyces cerevisiae VPS41 (YDR080W); ancestral locus Anc_8.212), giving the protein MQTSSPVKMPDDNAMEGAETQHEGGNVENPPTGEEVIPQSRGSDYNTARDTADTSTTTANNEVDEATETNGNDTSNGSGDNSSGKKDTEGHSDDNEAQNGEGSDKHGQEDTQEEEGNDEQNGKQNDDHKSDHNSESTNSESESDSDSGSDSESDSDSDTEEAEPRLKYSRLAGLPKTIFTRDPVSATLVNDNIVIIATHSGLIHLFRPNIELIRSFKAHSASIMSLSTDGTYFASASLDGRVVIGSISDPQDIAASDFKRPVHAVALDPNYASSKTFVSGGTAGNVVLSEKGWLQARSDTNICTSDSTIVLLRWIGDVVLWINDDGITIWNHVTKQQVLQVPKPDNISRADLYHPRMHLSDGHDRIYLAWADHIWILEVTQEKKERGKRLKKEPVNDGMSIFSRRILSTSASSTKSPQPETTVAVVTKFRVDSLLCGISTFGADMLMLLCYTKGERRAQRPELRLIDAASGEEVSSDELPLNGFESLGPNDYQLQTHAPVQKDAKAQYYIISAHDGVVARERDLTDHVQWLVEHEKYESAWVTCESIYGTVERKNLGIEWVESHVRDELWREAGAALSLVLTAFLGTIDPQDTYKHTIWSEDWANWAFIFGKSNNYELLANYLPDQLQSSVYDEYLRHYLRDDAEKFGFYMKKWQGLFGEGIEQSLVEEIDSSEDDKKTSALKLALAELNIADGKYKPALALLLELRDERCLDLIEAHHLLSDISPKDIPSLLTIGAGKDTASTLAALDKASAEEIQTTLKRTTELLVEGYHELPPKTVLSSLPESSPLAYVYLHSLNQVDSFAARDYGNQLMALYAKYDHVALSAFLKSNNNYDIGSAVDLCRADKSLTPDLVYLLGKVGRNMEALRLIIDELQDPYQAISFSLKQKDSELWNFLVDYSIDKPLFLKALLENIAMAQTPTYKLIERIPPNLEIPGLKGCLLNIFTENELQLSVTKGAHEIITNECHRETDALGRLRMGGVAFDGVGMDEFAVKSLDGKTVEVDSLPSWQAHDGSFASKLAHVSFLQQQSGR
- a CDS encoding uncharacterized protein (Compare to YALI0F17754g, no similarity), which produces MSSEVTVVVAASTPSTSIVVPVTNTNPPVTIIQPSTPPSTVFITATPEAGTTVTVKQTQLPAAKTVTTVTTTGWAPPSWSTTYMLPPTPIVTLEQSPAPTTDVYLVYPTPQAYNVFPCQSDHTYYIPEFLEGNDNHFAVCSKGQVWTSAALCGPDNATILNGTTASITAPLPDFEFYTTKPVFYLNAPPVQCYRGGAWVLAYDTVVASAQTQATKYVDANAAPGGAAAVPTAVAGAALLALLF